One window of Hypanus sabinus isolate sHypSab1 chromosome 18, sHypSab1.hap1, whole genome shotgun sequence genomic DNA carries:
- the arl6ip4 gene encoding ADP-ribosylation factor-like protein 6-interacting protein 4 — MDGDSEGTGQGVGGQRPVARDRRKRSRSSSSSSSSSERRKHKKRSHASKRKKEAKQKKKKSKKRKKKLRKVKREREPGAVGEQAVGPPQELSEQPGDTGTVVTDEQKARIQAMRPMTKEEWETRQSVVRHVVDLETGRKRLIKGDGEVLEEIVSFERHKEINKQATRGDGFTFQVRMGLKR; from the exons ATGGACGGTGACAGTGAAGGCACCGGTCAGGGGGTTGGAGGGCAGCGGCCAGTCGCACGGGACAGGAGGAAGCGGAGCCGGTCGTCTTCCTCGTCCTCGTCGTCCAGCGAGAGGAGGAAGCACAAGAAGAGGAGCCACGCGtcgaagagaaagaaagaggccAAGCAGAAAAAGAAGAAGTCTAAGAAGCGGAAGAAGAAGCTGAGGAAGGTGAAGAGAGAGCGAGAGCCCGGGGCCGTGGGCGAACAAGCAGTCGGCCCTCCGCAGGAGCTGAGCGAGCAGCCTGGGGATACTGGGACAG TCGTTACAGATGAGCAGAAAGCTCGAATTCAGGCCATGCGACCGATGACCAAAGAGGAGTGGGAGACCCGGCAGAGTGTCGTCCGGCACGTTGTGGACCTGGAGACCGGCAGAAAGCG GCTGATTAAAGGTGATGGAGAAGTTCTGGAAGAAATTGTTAGCTTTGAGAGACACAAAGAAATTAATAAG CAGGCGACGAGGGGCGATGGATTCACTTTCCAGGTGAGAATGGGCCTGAAAAGGTGA